The stretch of DNA AGCCCCAGGGCCAGGTAGAGGCGGCGATCGCGCAGCAGCGACCGCCGCGTTTTGTCGCTCACCACCAGGGCAAAAAAGCCCAGCCCCACGAAGAGCGCATTGTACTTGCACAGGCCGGCCAGGCCCAGAAATAGAGCGGCACCGTATAGGTCTCTGCCGCTCCCAGCCGGATTGGTTACTGCTTCATCCACGTAGCGCACAAACAAAAAGCTGCTGATCACCGCAAAGGTGACCAGCCAGTGGTCGTGCCAGGCCAGGCCCAGGTACCAGAAAAACAGCGGCGATGACAGGCCCAGCAGCACCACCAGCCAGAGGCGATCGCGGGCCTGGTCGCCGTAGAGATAGCGGCAGATGCGGTAGAAAGTAAGCCCCAGTATGCCGCTGCTGATGGCGTTGGGCAGCCGCAGTACCAGAGGCGATCGGCCCAGGACCGAAAACAGCCCCTGCACCCAGGCGTGAAACGGCGGATGGTCGTAGTAGGAAAAGCCCGGACGCTGCCCCCACAGCCAGTAGTAGGCTTCGTCGGGGTTGGGGAAAGCCGTCAGCCAAAAGCCGATTCTCAGGGCCAAAAAGCCCAGCAAAAACCAGCGTCCCCAGTGCCAGACCGGGGACTGAAAGAGAGGCCAGCGCTTACTCATCGGGGGACTCTAGGGCGCTGGGGTCGATGTCGTCTAGCTCGGGAATGTCGCCCAGGTCAAGGGAACTGGGGGTCTCAGCCGGTTCCATTACCTCGGCATCGAAGGGCAGAATGACCGTGGGCAGCCCCGCCCCCTGCAACCCCTGAAGAATGTGCCCTGGCGTTTCGGGAAACACCACAAACAGCGGGTGGCTTTTGTCGGTGCCGTCGCTGAGCAGGTGCTGGTACTTTTGGGGCAGCAGCCACTCGTAGCCGCGATCGATCAAAATCTGCGTGTGCCGCCAGCGCATCAGCAAATCCGAAAAATCTTCCTGGGGCCGGTGGATGTAGACAAAGATCTCGACCCCCAGGGTGCCGTTCTGGATCAGCAGGGTGGCCACAGGACCGCGGGCTTTGTCGAGGTTGGCCTCGATTACGGTACCGCGGGCGGGGCGATCGGGGTTGGCCTGAAGGTCTTCGACCTCGGCCACGAGAACGATCATCTCCAGCAGGCTGTCGAGGTTGTCACCCGCTAGAGCGCTGACCGGCACCATGATGGTGTCGCCACCCCATTCCTCGGGCACCAGCCCGTGTTCCATTAGCTCCTGCTTGACGCGATCGGGGTTGGCGGTCTCCTTGTCGACCTTGTTGATGGCGACAATCAGCGGCACCTCGGCAGCCTTGGCGTGGCTGATCGCCTCAATGGTTTGGGGTCGCACGCCGTCGTCTGCCGCCACCACCAGAATGGCGATGTCGGTAACCCGCGTACCCCGCGCCCGCATGGCGGTAAAGGCCTCGTGACCAGGGGTATCCAGGAAGACGATCTGATGCCTTTAGAAACGGGGGTAGACCGTCAACCCCAAATTACTGAAAGTTGACAATGCGAGCAAAACTGTCGGCTTCCAGGCTGGCTCCCCCCACCAGGGCCCCGTCGATTTCGGGCTGGGCCATCAGTTCATCGACGTTGCTGGGCTTCGACTACGACGGCGACGCCCTGGGGTTGCAGTAAACCCTGGAGGGCATCGGCGATCTGGGCGGTGAGGCGTTCTTGCACTTGCAGGCGGCGGGCGTACATTTCGCAGATGCGAGCCACCTTGGAGAGGCCGATCACCTTGCCGTTGGGGATGTAGGCCACGTGGGCACGACCCAGGATGGGCAAAATGTGGTGTTCGCAGGAGCTAAACAGGTCGATGTCGCGTACCAGCACCATTTCATTGGTGTTTTCGTGGAAAACAGCGCCGTTGAGTAATTCATCCAGGGATTGGTTGTAGCCGGAGGTGAGGAATTTGAGGGCCTTAACCACCCGTTTGGGGGTGTCGATCAGCCCTTCGCGATCGGGGTCTTCCCCCAGGCCAATCAGCAGAGTGCGCACTGCCTGCTGCATTTCGGCATCGGAAACGCGGGCCTGGGGCTGGGTAGAAAGAGCAGCGATCGCCTGGTCGGCGGAGATGTTCTTGGAAGGAAGTTGAGCGGTCATGGAATGAGACTCCTAATTGCGTGGAAAAACGGTAAACGGTCAGCGGTAAACGGGGTTTCAGGTTTCTTTACGTTCCAGGGAATCCGCATTGTTTGGTCTGAGCGAGCCTTCCAGGACCTCAAGTACCGCTTGCGGGGGTTAACCTCGCGGCGGTGGCGAGTGTCGATGGAGTATCGGCTGAAGCGGATTAGCCTCTATCTGCGGGGTTGGATGGGCTACTTTGGAATTTCCCAATTGTACGGGCCAATTCCCGAGTTAGATGGGTGGCTGAGGCGTCGAATCCGGATGTGCTACTGGAAACAGTGGCGTAGGCCGAGAACGCGCATTGGCAACCTGCTCAAACTGGGGACACCGAGACGACACGCCTTCTCGACGGGCTTAAGCCGGAAAGGATATTGGCGGTTGTCGCGGTCCTTAGCGACGCAGACGGGGATGACCAATGAGTGGTTAGCACAAGAGGGATTGCTCTCGATTCGCGACCTTTGGATGAACGCCCAGGGTTACGGTGAGAAGTCTATTACTTCGTCTAGCAGGTAGGTTGAGAACCGCCCATTGCGGAGCCGCACGATGGGTGGTGTGGGAGGGGGGATTCGTGAGGATTCTCCCTATCCCGATTAGCGTTTTCTTCCATTGAAGAGATAGCTATCTTGATCTTCAACGGAACCCCCTGTAGATGTCTCAAGAATAGATTCTAAGAAACCTTCTCCCATTTCTAGGGATTTTTGCTTGAAATGCTCGACAATAGTCTCTGTTACAACATCAATTGAGTATCCAGTGACCTGTGCAGCAGATAAAAATGCTTCCTGATAAAGCCTCAACAACAAGCTGGCACCATGATTTGAACCAGTCAATTGATAAAACGCAGCTTGTCCTACTAAAACTCGCACAGATGGAGCTGCTTTTTCAACACCTCTCTTTGAACGATGCCCAATGAGGGTGTTTCCTACTAGGGCGTCATAGAAAATGTCAGCGGAGTAGTGATCTGATAAAAACTGTAGTTGATCTCCTAGACGTTTTCCATCTCCACCTTTCGCAGAGCCCGTTTTACTTTTTATTTGATGAATTCTAAGACGTTCGCCTTGTTGTGTAGGAGGCTGAATTAGATCTGCACCTGGGAACGGATTAACAGAATAATCAAATGCTTCTTGGTCTTTCCCTCTTGGTTCAGGTACTCTAACATTACCTCGCATAAGCCCTAGAACATCTTCATGTAAGTGTCCCATCAACCCTTCAATAATCGTAAGCGTCCCTCATCGAACTTTCTAAGCTAGAGAGAGAGGCTGACCATGAGCCTCCAGAGAGTCCTCCTGCTCGGGCTCAAATTGAGGAAGTAAAGATGGCGAGTAAATCGTAGAAGGGCTGCCAGTTGTCCTCGGTGGTGATGGGCTCCCAGACTGCCTCAATTTCGGGACGCAGCAGCACCGTTTGCGGGTTGGTGCCCTTGAGCAATGCGGCCACTTGCTCCATTTGCTCGGCCTTGAGGCTTTGCAAGCAGCGGTGGTAGATTTGCCGCCACGGTTCGAGTTGGGCCGCTGCCGCCGAGTCCGAGGCTTGCAGGGTGGTGCTAAATATGTCACCGGCCTGCTCACGCCAGCGGGGGGAAAACTGCTCAGTGAGGGCAAAAAAGAAGTCGTGGTAGCCCACCTGGACGGCACTGAGCAGGTCGATCGTCTGATTGACCAGGGCGGTGGCCAGATCGGCGTCTAGCTGCTCAAATCCCAACTTCTGCAGCATGCGCTGCCGGTAGTAGGTCTCGTAGCGATCCTTGAAGGGTTCTCTGGAGCAGCCCGCCGCCTACCCCGTCGCCCTCTCCGATGCCCTAGCCGAGCTGACGGCGCGCACCCGTCGCGGCCCGCAGCCCCAGTCCCAGTCCTGAGGATGGCCGCCATGACCTCACCGGAACGTTCCACCGATCGCGCCACCGGGCTCCACGTTGCCCTGTTTGGCACCAGCGCCGACCCGCC from Leptolyngbya sp. KIOST-1 encodes:
- a CDS encoding group II intron maturase-specific domain-containing protein; the protein is MRLLIAWKNGKRSAVNGVSGFFTFQGIRIVWSERAFQDLKYRLRGLTSRRWRVSMEYRLKRISLYLRGWMGYFGISQLYGPIPELDGWLRRRIRMCYWKQWRRPRTRIGNLLKLGTPRRHAFSTGLSRKGYWRLSRSLATQTGMTNEWLAQEGLLSIRDLWMNAQGYGEKSITSSSR
- a CDS encoding ArnT family glycosyltransferase, which produces MSKRWPLFQSPVWHWGRWFLLGFLALRIGFWLTAFPNPDEAYYWLWGQRPGFSYYDHPPFHAWVQGLFSVLGRSPLVLRLPNAISSGILGLTFYRICRYLYGDQARDRLWLVVLLGLSSPLFFWYLGLAWHDHWLVTFAVISSFLFVRYVDEAVTNPAGSGRDLYGAALFLGLAGLCKYNALFVGLGFFALVVSDKTRRSLLRDRRLYLALGLLLLVLSPILIWNIQHDFFSFRFYPK
- a CDS encoding protein adenylyltransferase SelO family protein, which encodes MLQKLGFEQLDADLATALVNQTIDLLSAVQVGYHDFFFALTEQFSPRWREQAGDIFSTTLQASDSAAAAQLEPWRQIYHRCLQSLKAEQMEQVAALLKGTNPQTVLLRPEIEAVWEPITTEDNWQPFYDLLAIFTSSI